A window of the Gemmatirosa kalamazoonensis genome harbors these coding sequences:
- a CDS encoding metallophosphoesterase, with amino-acid sequence MKIGLLADTHDRLPAIAELLHRFQQAGVTLVLHAGDYSAPFALRPFREASLPLAGVFGRNDGDREGLLAAAAALPAGGELFESPHSFTVDGQTILVVHDVSDVLPRSLDAHAIVIHGCSHQAETRTRGETLMVNPGEGCGWLSGTPSAAILDLATREVQRVTLDDWASRS; translated from the coding sequence GTGAAGATCGGACTGCTCGCCGACACCCACGACCGCCTGCCGGCGATCGCGGAGCTGCTGCACCGCTTCCAACAAGCGGGCGTGACGCTCGTGCTGCACGCCGGCGACTACAGCGCGCCGTTCGCGCTCCGGCCGTTCCGCGAGGCGAGCCTGCCGCTCGCCGGCGTGTTCGGTCGCAACGACGGCGACCGCGAGGGACTGCTCGCCGCGGCGGCGGCGCTGCCGGCCGGGGGCGAGCTGTTCGAGTCGCCGCACAGCTTCACCGTCGACGGACAGACGATCCTCGTCGTGCACGACGTGAGCGACGTGCTGCCGCGCTCCCTCGACGCGCACGCGATCGTCATCCACGGCTGCTCGCACCAGGCCGAGACGCGCACGCGCGGCGAGACGCTGATGGTGAATCCAGGGGAAGGGTGCGGTTGGCTGAGCGGCACGCCGAGCGCGGCGATCCTCGACCTCGCGACGCGCGAGGTACAGCGCGTGACGCTCGACGACTGGGCGAGCCGCTCGTGA
- the lysA gene encoding diaminopimelate decarboxylase, whose product MGQGVLSAAAVGPDFEPGFSSRDGELYCDAVPAGHIAEAVGTPAYVYSAGVVRQQYRRLDAALGGVPHRVHYSVKANSNLAILRLLQAEGAGVDIVSGGELYRAREAGFAGRDIVFSGVGKTARELDEALAEGVLFVNVESEGELVVLDEVARARGMVAPVALRVNPEVMVDSPHHYIRTGEKGHKFGIPYDDVRDAARLTRSLPNVELVGIDMHIGSQLSSFEPYADALERVSALVTQLRADDFDRIRYLDVGGGLGVVYRDEPATDVERYAEGVARAARALDVTLVLEPGRFLVAEAGLLLTKVLYRKRSGGKEYVITDAGMNDLLRPSHYEAFHEIVATRPRGHRVVADVVGPVCESGDFLARNRVVDDARPGDVLGIRTAGAYGFVMASNYNSRPRPAEVLVDGDRYAVVTERERYEDLVRQERAALDWRTA is encoded by the coding sequence GTGGGCCAGGGCGTACTGAGCGCGGCCGCGGTGGGACCGGACTTCGAGCCGGGCTTTTCCTCGCGAGACGGAGAGCTGTACTGCGACGCGGTGCCGGCGGGACACATCGCGGAGGCGGTGGGCACGCCGGCCTACGTGTACAGCGCCGGCGTGGTGCGGCAGCAGTACCGGCGCCTCGACGCGGCGTTGGGCGGCGTGCCGCACCGCGTGCACTACAGCGTGAAGGCGAACTCGAACCTCGCGATCCTGCGCCTGCTGCAGGCCGAGGGCGCGGGCGTCGACATCGTCTCGGGCGGCGAGCTGTATCGCGCGCGCGAGGCCGGATTCGCCGGGCGCGACATCGTGTTCAGCGGCGTCGGCAAGACGGCGCGCGAGCTGGACGAGGCGCTCGCCGAGGGCGTGCTGTTCGTCAACGTCGAGAGCGAGGGCGAGCTCGTGGTGCTCGACGAGGTGGCGCGCGCGCGGGGCATGGTGGCGCCGGTGGCGCTGCGCGTGAACCCCGAGGTGATGGTCGACAGTCCGCACCACTACATCCGCACCGGCGAGAAGGGGCACAAGTTCGGCATCCCGTACGACGACGTGCGCGACGCCGCGCGGCTCACGCGATCACTGCCCAACGTGGAGCTGGTCGGCATCGACATGCACATCGGCTCGCAGCTCTCGAGCTTCGAGCCGTACGCCGACGCGCTCGAGCGCGTCTCGGCGCTCGTCACGCAGCTGCGCGCGGACGACTTCGACCGCATCCGATACCTGGACGTCGGCGGCGGACTCGGCGTCGTGTACCGCGACGAGCCGGCGACGGACGTGGAGCGCTACGCGGAGGGCGTCGCGCGTGCGGCGCGCGCGCTGGACGTGACGCTCGTCCTCGAGCCGGGTCGCTTCCTCGTCGCCGAGGCGGGGCTGCTCCTCACGAAGGTGCTGTACCGCAAGCGGAGCGGCGGCAAGGAGTACGTCATCACCGACGCGGGGATGAACGATCTACTGCGGCCGTCGCACTACGAGGCGTTCCACGAGATCGTCGCCACGCGGCCCCGCGGACATCGCGTGGTGGCGGACGTCGTGGGGCCGGTGTGCGAGAGCGGCGACTTCCTCGCGCGCAACCGCGTGGTGGACGACGCGCGCCCGGGCGACGTGTTGGGCATCCGCACGGCGGGCGCGTACGGCTTCGTGATGGCGTCGAACTACAACTCGCGGCCGCGCCCCGCCGAGGTGCTCGTGGACGGCGACCGCTATGCCGTGGTGACGGAGCGGGAGCGGTACGAGGACCTCGTGCGTCAGGAGCGCGCCGCGCTGGACTGGAGGACCGCGTGA